In Daphnia magna isolate NIES linkage group LG5, ASM2063170v1.1, whole genome shotgun sequence, a single genomic region encodes these proteins:
- the LOC116924073 gene encoding uncharacterized protein LOC116924073 — protein sequence MHHSPASATFHSFSDSRRFIWTLPKMLVVSVICCAFLVLNVNASPVQNYFERPLASAKEAGRSSSNQIFHDAKKKNEESKTKLFYIAPREMIEINFVETFNEDLVSQFSSVLCEAGKSSGWLHCTDPSGEVERSEAEKICQAHGQTLWTYAPKTSYQSDYVFWICSVSRNHILRRPMF from the exons ATGCATCATTCTCCAGCCTCCGCAACATTTCATTCGTTTTCAGATTCGCGTCGTTTTATTTGGACACTTCCAAAAATGCTTGTTGTGTCAGTTATCTGTTGTGCGTTCCTGGTGTTAAACGTAAATGCTTCACCAGTTCAAAACTACTTTGAACGACCATTGGCTTCTGCCAAAGAAGCCGGCCGGAGCAGttcaaatcaaatttttcaCGAC GctaagaagaagaatgaagAGTCCAAAACGAAACTCTTCTATATCGCCCCGCGAGAAATGAttgaaattaattttgttgaaaCATTCAATGAGGATTTGGTGAGCCAATTTTCCAGTGTTTTATGTGAGGCTGGCAAATCCTCGGGATGGTTGCACTGTACAGACCCAAGCGGA GAAGTTGAACGATCTGAAGCAGAGAAAATTTGCCAAGCTCACGGTCAAACACTTTGGACGTATGCACCGAAAACGTCGTATCAATCAGATTACGTGTTCTGGATATGCTCCGTATCCCGCAACCACATACTACGCAGACCTATGTTTTAG
- the LOC116924072 gene encoding dendritic cell-specific transmembrane protein isoform X1 translates to MEEPPKSPFSLVVIPETKDEPLKSPSLSVPSETMSKWPSLRGLVNDWQDLLGPTNENSEDPEDFDWSVSYFKSTNSKCFSRFLYSDTNKFRNIKLILILIVGILYGLLAMAILHFSFSFHLWIASAMALTVAVAVTLLLIFSYDSRCIFSLVVPSLGTRQGKTILIALLVTQLIAGPLGNLTYNMKQSSQSLSCYSNMTVNQTQAIKEGIKMSIHNFKQNFSVHHLNQVKEGTEAVTSIGEEISSIWCQIFRCAVAAKIKQKAKQTVKDAVSFDQVKNHINNVNQTINQAKLQLHTTHNNVKNEVRTQIGKFFNVVSFLKLATIFSLLYLLFSCWLYYHRFLNILSYDNVYATELLKRYDRHRCERGSPPLFPLHLREKAKIIDSVSLSMSPIERKAFFISLILYLVHCVFTVILYVADWTLYTFMDIVVRNVNQSSGWNETATFRVDSVNFELAIPFFFDAKQCLAIPRKISNDSIIVLVVVYIILALAVLSQAYCLRFRHSIVAYFYPERNSERIQYLYNKLLKKRKRPKITLTFRAPSRGQSIANMGKILAEKEASVKKRTFLGLAKTLHLFRRYCAVCGFPETAEFKKCANHNCCSVYCSSCFDDMNSVCFICQN, encoded by the exons ATGGAGGAACCCCCGAAAAGTCCATTTTCACTAGTTGTAATACCTGAAACGAAAGATGAGCCACTCAAAAGCCCATCTCTCTCTGTGCCTTCCGAGACAATGTCCAAATGGCCATCCCTCCGTGGTCTCGTGAACGACTGGCAGGATCTTCTTGGACCGACCAATGAGAACTCGGAAGATCCAGAAGATTTCGATTGGTCTGTCAGTTATTTCAAATCGACAAACAGCAAATGTTTCAGTCGGTTCCTCTACAGTGACACAAATAAGTTCCGCAATATTAAACTTATCTTGATCTTAATAGTCGGAATCCTGTACGGTTTACTTGCCATGGCCATTTTacatttctctttctctttccatttATGGATTGCAAGCGCGATGGCCTTAACTGTGGCTGTAGCCGTTACCTTACTGCTGATATTCTCTTACGACAGTCGTTGCATTTTCTCACTGGTGGTGCCTTCGCTCGGCACTAGGCAGGGAAAAACCATTTTAATCGCTCTATTGGTTACCCAATTAATTGCTGGTCCACTCGGCAATTTGACGTACAATATGAAACAAAGTTCACAGTCATTGTCCTGTTACAGCAACATGACTGTCAATCAGACGCAAGCCATCAAGGAAGGCATTAAAATGTCGATACATAATTTCAAACAGAATTTCAGTGTGCATCACTTGAATCAAGTGAAAGAAGGCACTGAAGCTGTCACAAGTATCGGCGAAGAAATATCATCGATTTGGTGCCAAATTTTCCGTTGTGCCGTTGCCgctaaaataaaacaaaag gcGAAACAAACAGTTAAAGACGCTGTGAGTTTCGATCAAGTCAAGAACCATATCAATAACGTCAATCAAACGATTAATCAAGCCAAACTCCAACTGCATACTACACACAACAACGTCAAAAATGAAGTTAGAACCCAAAtcggaaaattttttaatgttgtCAGCTTTCTCAAGTTGGCAACCATTTTCAGCCTGCTCTACTTGCTTTTCTCGTGCTGGCTTTATTATCATCGATTCTTGAATATTCTTTCCTACGACAACGTCTACGCAACAGAGTTACTAAAGCGATACGATCGCCATCGTTGTGAACGTGGTAGCCCTCCGCTTTTCCCGCTACATCTCCGTGAAAAAGCGAAAATTATTGATTCCGTTTCCCTCTCCATGTCACCTATTGAACGAAAagcttttttcatttctctgaTCCTTTACTTGGTCCATTGTGTCTTCACAGTCATCTTGTACGTGGCCGATTGGACCCTATATACTTTTATGGACATTGTCGTCAGAAATGTCAACCAAAGTAGCGGCTGGAACGAAACTGCCACTTTTCGGGTGGATTCAGTTAACTTCGAATTAGCTATACCGTTTTTTTTCGACGCTAAACAATGCTTGGCCATTCCTCGCAAGATATCTAATGATAGTATAATTGTGCTTGTCGTTGTTTACATTATTTTAGCATTAGCCGTTCTATCGCAAGCGTATTGTCTCCGATTCCGCCATTCCATTGTGGCTTATTTCTATCCGGAGAGGAACAGCGAGCGTATCCAGTACTTGTACAACAAACTAttgaagaaaaggaaaagaccAAAGATCACTTTAACCTTTCGAGCACCTTCGCGTGGCCAAAGTATCGCTAACATGGGAAAAATTCTTGCAGAAAAGGAAGCATCAGTTAAAAAGCGAACGTTTCTAGGTCTAGCAAAAACCCTGCATTTGTTTCGACGCTATTGTGCCGTTTGTGGCTTTCCTGAAACTGCTGAATTCAAAAAATGTGCGAATCATAATTGCTGTAGTGTCTATTGTTCTTCGTGTTTTGATGATATGAATAGTGTCTGTTTTATTTGTCAAAATTAA
- the LOC116924072 gene encoding uncharacterized protein LOC116924072 isoform X2: protein MEEPPKSPFSLVVIPETKDEPLKSPSLSVPSETMSKWPSLRGLVNDWQDLLGPTNENSEDPEDFDWSVSYFKSTNSKCFSRFLYSDTNKFRNIKLILILIVGILYGLLAMAILHFSFSFHLWIASAMALTVAVAVTLLLIFSYDSRCIFSLVVPSLGTRQGKTILIALLVTQLIAGPLGNLTYNMKQSSQSLSCYSNMTVNQTQAIKEGIKMSIHNFKQNFSVHHLNQVKEGTEAVTSIGEEISSIWCQIFRCAVAAKIKQKAKQTVKDAVSFDQVKNHINNVNQTINQAKLQLHTTHNNVKNEH from the exons ATGGAGGAACCCCCGAAAAGTCCATTTTCACTAGTTGTAATACCTGAAACGAAAGATGAGCCACTCAAAAGCCCATCTCTCTCTGTGCCTTCCGAGACAATGTCCAAATGGCCATCCCTCCGTGGTCTCGTGAACGACTGGCAGGATCTTCTTGGACCGACCAATGAGAACTCGGAAGATCCAGAAGATTTCGATTGGTCTGTCAGTTATTTCAAATCGACAAACAGCAAATGTTTCAGTCGGTTCCTCTACAGTGACACAAATAAGTTCCGCAATATTAAACTTATCTTGATCTTAATAGTCGGAATCCTGTACGGTTTACTTGCCATGGCCATTTTacatttctctttctctttccatttATGGATTGCAAGCGCGATGGCCTTAACTGTGGCTGTAGCCGTTACCTTACTGCTGATATTCTCTTACGACAGTCGTTGCATTTTCTCACTGGTGGTGCCTTCGCTCGGCACTAGGCAGGGAAAAACCATTTTAATCGCTCTATTGGTTACCCAATTAATTGCTGGTCCACTCGGCAATTTGACGTACAATATGAAACAAAGTTCACAGTCATTGTCCTGTTACAGCAACATGACTGTCAATCAGACGCAAGCCATCAAGGAAGGCATTAAAATGTCGATACATAATTTCAAACAGAATTTCAGTGTGCATCACTTGAATCAAGTGAAAGAAGGCACTGAAGCTGTCACAAGTATCGGCGAAGAAATATCATCGATTTGGTGCCAAATTTTCCGTTGTGCCGTTGCCgctaaaataaaacaaaag gcGAAACAAACAGTTAAAGACGCTGTGAGTTTCGATCAAGTCAAGAACCATATCAATAACGTCAATCAAACGATTAATCAAGCCAAACTCCAACTGCATACTACACACAACAACGTCAAAAATGAA CATTAG